The sequence TCCCCAAACAACCACCACCCCGAAATGTTGCACACCTGAAGACACGTTTGCAGGAAGAATGGGACAAAATGACAGCTGAAACGCTTCACTTGGAATCCTCCCTGTCAGAACGTCTTTAAGTGTTGGGAGAACTAATGAAGACATTTCCTGtccttgttcttttcttttcttatgtgAAATAACTTGAGATCAAAAAGGAAATGGAGGAATTCCTTGCAGCATTTGAATTTCATAATTAATAGAAGAAGCAGCTAATCTTCACAACTGAGTCCCTGAAACAAAAATGTTTGGCACCTTCACAGTTAAACAATCATCCCAACAGCAGCTGTTAAACCTGCCACAGTCGCCTTCAGTGCACGTGAATGAAAGAAGAGGGTGATGTCCAGAAGTAATGAGGCTGGAAAACATTTCTAATGAGCCACCAGCTGAATGCTGCCGCCTGAAGCTGGTATGTTGGTGTAACTTTTCAAAACTCCAGCTTGTGTCGCTGCTGAACATGCTCTGTGAAACGAGCCCCCTGCCCCACTCTAAAGGCAAAGCAGCGTGGCCGTGGCAGGCCGTATTCAGTTGACCCCCAGAGCCACATCCTGACAGTCACACCTACAGCCACAGACATCCAACGGGCCTCTGGTCAGCCGGCCACGCCACACATGATGCTCCGAGGTCTCGTTTGGACTAAAGACAAGTAAACGGGTCTCTGCTGGGCAGATCGGGTCAGACACTGAAGCCAAAACTCACCACACTCAGTTTCCGAAGAGCTCGAGAGTTCGGCCTCCACAGCtgtctcctctgcttcctccgctccctcctctccttcttcttcttcttcttcttcctcctcctcctcctcctcctcctcctcctcttcctcctcctcctcctcttcttcttcttccccctcctcctcgtcctcttcCAGCTCCGTGTTAACCCGGCTCTCATCGCTaccctgctcctcctgctgcgTCTCCACCGCTTGCTCCCCCTCAGACTGGGAGCTGTGAGCAGGCTCCGGGCCCAGCTCCCCTCCCTGGCTCAGGGAGTAGTTGTGCTCCTCGCTGCAGTGCTCCAGAGCcagccctgctgctgctgctgccacttcctcttcctcctgtgCCACTTGATACACCTCCACTGTACACTCCCTCGACATCCCTCCATCCGGTCCTCTTCCTGCTGTTCTTCCCGCAAAACACAACTCCCTCTGTGTTGCTATGGGAACAGAGATTTGCCCCTCCTCTTGCCCTGCAGCTCTGGCCTGGACCTCTTGGATTACGAGAGGGGACGCGTGTCTAttctttctcctcttctcctcctcctcctcttgctcCTCACGGCTCCTCCCCCAGCGACCCATCAGGACAGCCTCCTCGGAGCAGGCCAGCAACTCCCCTCCGACCCCGAGGCCCAGCTTGGTGTAACGAGTCATCTCGTCCAGGGCAGACACATCCCAGCGCTCCGGGTGCTGGTCCTCACCAAAGCCCCCGTCATCCACCAGGTCACTTAGCAACTCAAAGGGCCGCTTCCTGGGTGGTGCTGAGGAGCCCAGCATAAGGAGCACACTCTAAAGGGGACAGACATACGCTTAAATACAGCTGATCCAGAACTAGGTTTACCtttgtaacaacatgctgtttTACATCACTCCTGAGTCACCACATCCTCATTATATGCTAAtctaaaacatatatatattctttcTAATTTCTCCAGATGACAGATGTTTGTCACAAACATTTAAAGTTTCACAATGAACTCTAACTGGTGAAACAGCAGTTCTCTTCATAACATCTCATCTCACCTGGTCATACTCAGTCCTGCCCCCCTGTGGCGACATGGCCATTGGGCAGGGGCTCAGCAGGCCCCTGTGGCCCCCGTAGGCCTCGCCAAACACAGGCTCCATCCCATTCATACCCGGCTGAGAGggaggaaacacacacagagtggGACAAAACTCCAACGTGGGAACCAGAACTCTGTCAGGAACAACAACTCCTCACTTTGAGTGGCTTTGCTACTTTACCTGAGGCATGCCCGAGGCAGGGGGTGTCAGGATGTGGACGCGGTGTCAGCTTAAATCAGTTCGGCTACAGAAACACAACCAAGGTCAGATCTGAGTGTTGAAATGCAACAAAGAGAACTGAGACATGAGAGGAAGAGACCACAATAAAGACTGAAGAAAtgcagagagaaggagaggatGTTTGTTACCGAAGGTTGAGATGCTGAAGGAGTGGAGCCGTTTCTCACATGTTGCAGCCCTGCAGCTCTGTGTCACAGCCTGAAGGAACAGATGGAAGCGAGGCGGTCTGACCCGGGTCTATTTAAGGTCAAAACACAGAGCATTAAGCAATAAAGCTCGAGTAAACTCACCGTTAAAGCAAAGAGATTTAGGATTATGTCATGCACATCAATGCTGAGTCTTGAGCATGGGACTCAccataaataaaaagcacactGCCAGATGGATTGTTATATAACAGCTCTATTATTTTATGACACAATACAGCTCCAGTTCAGTTGGATCAGCACATAAGAAGAGATGACAGCTCTGAGGATGATAAAATGCAGATGCATTCAGTTTGCTCGGACATGTGTGGCTTTTACATTGGGTGTTTAGTGAAGTGAGCTCTTCACTGTTCAGGCAAGGCTAGTTTTTCTATTAATACAtcatttattcaacataaaagcatgcCGCTAAAAATGTAGGCCATACCACTTCCTATGAATGTTGTCTCAACAGCGAGAGGTTGAGCATGAAAAGCTTTCATGCACTAGAAAAAGACATTTGGACAATTACAGAGACGATATGGGCTGTTATCAAGCCAACACGCACCGAGGAACAACGATCGGGTTAGTTTGTTAAATATTACACAATCAGCAGCGAAAGAAATGAAGACACAACGAGCGGGATCAATCTGAGCATTTAAAGTTAAACACGTCTCAGAGTAAAACACTCAGCTCATGAACAGTTACTGTACGTCCGAAAGGAAACTGAGAAGGACACATCCTGCAACACGCTGGTCTCCTGACTGGGAGTCCTTCACTTTGAGAATGTTCAGTTTATGAGTCACAGATACTGAAGCCCAGTAATATCTATAAACACTGTCGTTTTTAGCAAACATGACTCAACAGGAAGAGACGGATTACTGCAAACAATGCAACCGAGGCTGTTCGTGATAATAAAGAGACGTCTGGTGCGCTTTGAATTCTTTCCCACTAACAATGGAGCTCTGTGTCACACAGGGATATACACAAAATGCCCTTTTAGCACGCTGTGAGAAAGTTACAGAGCACGGCTCTGCATATCTTTCAACCTGACTCAACTGTCCTCCGAAGGAATGACTCTTTAACTCCACCCAGTGTGGTTACACTCCACcagtgaacaaacacacacacacacacacacacacactgcaggagCAATGTGGGCCCACTGTTAAATACCTGTGGAGAAGACAAAGCAGGCAGCTCCAGCAGACCCTGCTTCAGTCATCTGAACAATGCCATAATACCTTCTCTGTGGATTGACCTCAGGCACACAAGAATGAGGAAATGAGGATTGGTTGGGCGGTTATGACACCGTCTTGGCACGGAATATGGAAAACTGGTATTTGGCACACAAAGCAAGCCAGCAACCAACACACTGTGTACACAAAGACTTTTCAGACACACACAGTCGAGTTCTGAAGTCGATAACGAATGCAACGATCCCAGCAGACTACAGATGTTCCAAAAATCGCCCATCCTGATAGGGACGTCGAAGCAGTAGCACTGAGAGCA is a genomic window of Odontesthes bonariensis isolate fOdoBon6 chromosome 4, fOdoBon6.hap1, whole genome shotgun sequence containing:
- the LOC142379169 gene encoding uncharacterized protein LOC142379169 codes for the protein MPQPGMNGMEPVFGEAYGGHRGLLSPCPMAMSPQGGRTEYDQSVLLMLGSSAPPRKRPFELLSDLVDDGGFGEDQHPERWDVSALDEMTRYTKLGLGVGGELLACSEEAVLMGRWGRSREEQEEEEEKRRKNRHASPLVIQEVQARAAGQEEGQISVPIATQRELCFAGRTAGRGPDGGMSRECTVEVYQVAQEEEEVAAAAAGLALEHCSEEHNYSLSQGGELGPEPAHSSQSEGEQAVETQQEEQGSDESRVNTELEEDEEEGEEEEEEEEEEEEEEEEEEEEEEEEEEEGEEGAEEAEETAVEAELSSSSETECEVEAEPARQPGERPLKRRCFWEYRRTRESATKRKLGGDIHWSLSWSSSTLPSTLYRREGKKGRRKARKTDASDLTPNPQKLHNIGEQLQKLNAAIDGMGPVHELPAVARARSRKEKNKLASRACRLKKKAQHEANKIKLWGLNQEYENLLGALLQIKEVIRRRVESSEEDDLDERGMTQRLEDILKESSGPLVAGRTKDFVQRILAASASSQNQRKESLQVGDEAAG